Proteins co-encoded in one Polaromonas vacuolata genomic window:
- a CDS encoding HAD-IB family hydrolase, translating into MSIKPRPVVAAFDFDGTLTRHDTFVPFLIRGLGWPRFAWVIFLCLPWLIGFALRVVSNHKAKQKLMLLALKGRTMAQMKDWTQRWLAKDFWHQLRPDAMAQLLAHQQAGHCCVMVSASPDIYLREVAQQLGFDHLICTEMAVKNGVFNGLMQSPNCHGEQKVVRLKAWLALRFEVPLEAIELHAYGDTYGDKPMLRMAAHAWYRGQPWQDE; encoded by the coding sequence AGCAGCATTTGATTTTGATGGCACGCTGACGCGGCACGACACCTTTGTGCCGTTTTTAATTCGTGGTCTGGGCTGGCCGCGTTTTGCGTGGGTTATTTTTTTGTGCTTGCCGTGGTTGATTGGTTTTGCGCTGCGCGTAGTGAGTAACCACAAGGCCAAGCAAAAGCTAATGTTGCTTGCGTTAAAGGGCCGCACTATGGCGCAGATGAAAGATTGGACGCAACGCTGGTTGGCAAAAGACTTCTGGCATCAACTGCGTCCTGACGCTATGGCGCAATTATTAGCCCACCAGCAGGCCGGTCACTGCTGCGTGATGGTGAGTGCTTCGCCGGATATCTATCTGCGCGAAGTTGCCCAGCAGCTAGGCTTTGACCATTTGATATGCACTGAGATGGCGGTCAAAAACGGTGTGTTCAACGGCCTGATGCAAAGCCCTAATTGCCATGGTGAGCAAAAGGTAGTGCGTCTGAAGGCTTGGCTGGCGCTGCGTTTTGAAGTGCCGTTAGAAGCGATTGAATTGCACGCTTATGGCGACACCTATGGCGACAAGCCCATGCTGCGCATGGCTGCCCATGCGTGGTATCGGGGCCAGCCTTGG